One part of the Alistipes onderdonkii genome encodes these proteins:
- a CDS encoding SusC/RagA family TonB-linked outer membrane protein — MTLILRKHMLRTCCLAALLGTLPAVTHAAGTGDYDTLQQNDTRRISGRVTDDTGKPLMGVTVVEKGTTNGVSTTADGSYTLRLQNAENAVLEFSFIGYRNTELPAGTKTTLDVQLTESVTTMDNVVVIGYGTTTKKELTGSVSSLKSDDFKQGNITNPLQLLQGQVAGLNIVRADGGDPNGDFEIQLRGMTTMAGGASPLVVIDGVVGGDLSNVSPDDIASIDVLKDGSAAAIYGTRGTNGVILVTTKKAHAGENRIEFSAYVAMQSVDKKPDVMSASEYRNTIRQYFPDKASSYDFGGSTDWFDAVTRKHPVSQNYNVSSSGGSAKLNYRASVSYTNDIGLVKKTGNEKLRGRLNVSQSLIRDRLKVDYNFAYTTGKGSYADKFIMRQAVLRNPTEPIYETSGNNPQYGKYFFSPGIDYHNPVAMLEQRDDEGIRKEFSGSVNASLRIIDGLKISAMGAIIERSERYGHYYGRYYPVNIGNNGTAETYNDHYKNKMLEATIDYSGTFGDHKLQAIAGYSFSEESSESYDQMNYKFDTDIFGFHNIGSGGALKEGLASMGSSKEDNRLIAFFGRVMYNYKEKYLFSASVRYEGSSRFGDNHKWGTFPAVSLGWRISREPWLKDAKWLNELKLRAGFGITGNQEIGNYRSLSILRKGSSNFYYNKKWISTYEPGSNPNPDLRWEKKKEFNVGLDMSVLDNRLNVTVDYYNRRTKDLLYTYTVPVPPNLYPSKFANVGTIDNKGIEVTVNATPISRKNFSWNLAATISHNKNNLVKFSNEDYEMVQIQTGYFPDDLKMYTMRIVEGGSLGNFWGPKFMGFNDNGGAIYEDLDGVEGITEADYQVIGNAYPDVLLSLQNTFSYKQWSLSFLLRSSIGNDVLNQSRVYYEGFGYFGTRNILRSTLDHANYKDGAYYSSRFVEDGSYLKLDNITLSYDFKLKSKVISKLRCYVTAQNLFTITGYKGIDPEVSISGLQPGIDWYDFYPRTRTFVLGAAIAF; from the coding sequence ATGACCCTAATTCTACGAAAGCACATGCTGCGCACCTGTTGTCTGGCCGCGCTGCTCGGTACGCTGCCGGCCGTCACGCATGCAGCCGGTACCGGAGATTACGACACCTTGCAACAAAACGACACCCGCCGGATCTCCGGCCGGGTAACCGACGACACGGGCAAGCCGCTGATGGGCGTAACGGTCGTCGAGAAAGGTACGACCAACGGTGTCAGCACCACTGCCGACGGCAGCTATACGCTGCGTCTGCAAAATGCGGAAAATGCCGTCCTCGAATTCTCATTCATCGGCTACCGGAACACGGAACTTCCGGCAGGAACGAAAACAACGCTCGATGTGCAGCTCACCGAGTCAGTCACGACGATGGACAACGTAGTCGTGATCGGGTACGGTACCACCACGAAAAAAGAGCTGACCGGCTCGGTCTCCTCCCTCAAGAGCGATGATTTCAAACAAGGGAACATCACCAATCCGCTGCAACTGCTCCAGGGACAGGTTGCAGGCCTGAATATCGTACGCGCCGACGGCGGAGACCCCAACGGCGACTTTGAAATCCAGTTGCGGGGCATGACGACGATGGCCGGCGGCGCTTCGCCGCTGGTAGTCATCGACGGTGTCGTGGGCGGCGATCTGTCGAACGTCAGCCCTGACGACATCGCCTCGATCGACGTGCTGAAAGACGGTTCGGCCGCTGCGATCTACGGCACCCGGGGTACGAACGGTGTGATTCTGGTGACGACGAAAAAAGCCCATGCGGGGGAGAACCGTATCGAATTCTCGGCTTATGTCGCCATGCAAAGCGTGGACAAAAAACCCGACGTGATGTCGGCAAGCGAATACCGCAACACGATCCGGCAATATTTCCCCGACAAAGCGTCATCGTACGATTTCGGCGGATCGACGGACTGGTTCGACGCCGTCACGCGCAAACACCCTGTAAGCCAAAATTATAACGTATCCTCATCGGGCGGCTCCGCAAAACTCAACTACCGCGCCAGCGTCTCCTACACCAACGACATCGGGCTGGTGAAAAAAACCGGGAACGAGAAACTCCGCGGACGTCTGAACGTGAGCCAGTCGCTCATCCGGGATCGGCTGAAAGTGGATTATAATTTTGCGTACACCACCGGAAAAGGCTCCTATGCCGACAAGTTCATCATGCGGCAGGCCGTATTGCGCAACCCGACCGAACCCATTTACGAAACCAGCGGCAACAACCCCCAGTACGGCAAATACTTCTTCTCGCCGGGAATCGACTACCACAACCCCGTGGCGATGCTCGAACAACGTGACGACGAAGGCATCCGCAAAGAGTTCTCGGGCAGCGTCAATGCTTCGCTGCGCATCATAGACGGTCTGAAAATCAGTGCCATGGGCGCCATCATCGAGCGTTCGGAACGCTATGGGCACTATTACGGCCGCTATTACCCGGTAAATATCGGCAACAACGGGACGGCGGAAACTTACAACGACCACTACAAGAACAAGATGCTCGAAGCGACGATCGATTATTCGGGCACGTTCGGCGACCACAAACTGCAAGCCATCGCCGGTTACTCGTTCAGCGAGGAAAGTTCGGAAAGCTACGACCAGATGAACTACAAGTTCGATACGGACATCTTCGGGTTCCACAACATCGGCAGCGGCGGGGCGCTCAAGGAAGGGCTCGCCTCGATGGGCAGCAGCAAGGAAGACAACCGGCTCATCGCCTTCTTCGGCCGCGTGATGTATAATTACAAGGAAAAATACCTCTTCTCGGCATCGGTGCGCTATGAAGGTTCATCGCGTTTCGGCGACAACCACAAATGGGGAACCTTCCCGGCCGTGAGCCTCGGCTGGCGCATATCGCGCGAACCGTGGCTGAAGGACGCCAAATGGCTCAACGAGCTCAAGCTGCGCGCCGGCTTCGGCATCACGGGCAACCAGGAAATCGGCAACTACCGTTCGTTGTCGATCCTGCGCAAGGGTTCGTCGAATTTCTATTACAACAAAAAGTGGATCAGCACCTATGAACCCGGCAGCAATCCCAACCCCGACCTGCGCTGGGAGAAGAAAAAAGAGTTCAACGTCGGGCTCGACATGAGCGTGCTCGACAACCGGCTCAACGTCACGGTCGACTACTACAACCGCCGCACCAAGGATCTGCTCTACACCTATACCGTACCCGTACCGCCCAACCTCTACCCTTCGAAATTCGCCAACGTCGGCACGATCGACAACAAAGGTATCGAAGTGACGGTCAACGCCACGCCGATTTCACGCAAGAATTTCAGCTGGAACCTCGCGGCGACGATAAGCCACAACAAGAATAACCTGGTCAAATTCTCCAACGAGGATTACGAAATGGTACAGATCCAGACCGGCTACTTCCCCGACGACCTGAAAATGTATACCATGCGCATCGTCGAAGGCGGCTCGCTGGGCAACTTCTGGGGCCCGAAATTTATGGGATTCAACGATAACGGCGGTGCCATCTACGAAGACCTCGACGGTGTAGAGGGCATTACCGAAGCGGATTACCAGGTTATCGGCAACGCATATCCCGACGTGCTGCTTTCGCTGCAGAATACCTTCAGCTACAAACAGTGGAGCCTGAGCTTCCTGCTGCGCAGTTCCATCGGCAACGACGTCCTGAACCAGAGCCGTGTCTATTACGAAGGGTTCGGTTACTTCGGCACCCGCAATATTCTGCGCTCGACACTCGACCATGCCAACTACAAGGACGGCGCATACTATTCGTCGCGGTTCGTGGAGGACGGTTCCTATCTCAAACTCGACAACATCACGCTGAGTTACGATTTCAAGCTCAAATCGAAGGTCATCTCCAAGCTGCGCTGCTATGTCACGGCACAGAACCTCTTTACCATCACCGGCTACAAGGGCATCGACCCCGAAGTCAGCATCTCGGGCCTGCAACCCGGCATCGACTGGTATGATTTCTACCCCCGTACGCGTACATTCGTTCTCGGAGCAGCCATCGCATTCTAA
- a CDS encoding site-specific integrase, translating to MQRSTFKVLFYVKRQSEKHGQVPVMGRITINGTMSQFSCKLSVRSSLWDAKANKAAGRSLEAQRLNEKLENIKTNIGKQYQRLCDRDSYVTAEKVRNAFLGMGDDCRLLLQTFDEYLAGFLERVGKDRAYSSYEDYCKRRRRLASFLEYEYRVKDIAFKELKRDFIEKFVVYLSSVQGMRSGTIHSTLKKLKLMTYTAYKNGWIAADPFAGFYVRPEYSERRYLSASELQAVIDVRLPNYRTGINRDAFVFCAFTGLSHADVVKLTHADIHTDDNGERWIIDRRQKTGTQFRVKLLPVAGMLYERYKDMHLSGDRVFPLKGTYNTLNMSLRHVARHAGLSFNPTIHLARHTFATTVTLTQGVPLETVSKMLGHKRITTTQIYAKITNDKIGQDMAALSEKLSSVFKVAR from the coding sequence ATGCAACGCAGCACTTTCAAAGTCCTTTTCTATGTAAAAAGGCAGTCGGAAAAACACGGTCAGGTTCCCGTTATGGGCCGTATCACCATCAATGGCACGATGTCGCAGTTCAGCTGCAAACTCTCCGTTCGTTCCAGCCTTTGGGATGCCAAAGCCAACAAAGCCGCAGGCAGAAGTCTTGAAGCCCAGCGTCTCAATGAAAAGTTGGAGAACATCAAGACCAATATCGGCAAGCAGTACCAACGTCTCTGCGACCGTGATTCATACGTTACGGCCGAAAAGGTCCGCAATGCTTTCCTCGGTATGGGTGACGACTGCCGCCTGCTGTTGCAGACCTTCGACGAATACCTTGCAGGCTTCCTCGAACGCGTGGGCAAAGACCGCGCTTATTCCAGTTATGAGGACTACTGCAAACGCCGCCGGCGTCTGGCCTCCTTCCTCGAATACGAGTACCGCGTCAAGGACATTGCGTTCAAAGAGCTGAAGCGGGATTTCATCGAAAAGTTTGTGGTCTACCTCTCCTCGGTACAAGGGATGCGCTCCGGGACGATCCATTCTACGCTCAAGAAATTGAAGCTGATGACCTACACGGCGTATAAGAACGGCTGGATTGCCGCCGATCCTTTCGCAGGTTTCTACGTGAGGCCGGAATACTCAGAACGCCGTTACCTTTCGGCTTCGGAGTTACAAGCCGTGATAGATGTCAGGCTCCCCAATTACCGAACGGGTATCAACCGGGATGCCTTCGTCTTCTGTGCTTTCACGGGCCTGAGCCATGCGGACGTGGTGAAACTCACCCACGCGGACATCCATACGGACGATAACGGGGAGCGCTGGATTATCGACAGGCGTCAGAAAACAGGTACGCAGTTCCGTGTCAAACTTCTTCCCGTTGCCGGAATGCTCTACGAGCGTTATAAGGATATGCACCTCTCAGGCGACCGGGTCTTTCCGCTCAAAGGCACTTATAATACGCTGAACATGTCCTTGCGGCATGTTGCCAGACACGCCGGTCTGTCGTTCAACCCCACGATCCACCTCGCGCGGCATACCTTCGCCACGACGGTTACGCTCACGCAGGGCGTACCTCTGGAAACGGTCAGCAAGATGCTGGGGCATAAGCGGATCACCACGACCCAAATCTATGCTAAGATCACCAATGATAAAATCGGACAGGATATGGCGGCATTAAGCGAGAAACTCAGCAGCGTCTTCAAGGTCGCACGGTAA
- a CDS encoding DUF3408 domain-containing protein, translated as MDSLKETDKPATNLPKHPRIEVDEELMRQMIAGQAPLDSKVVRRIPEPEEENTDAPEGNTSAPTAEKTNVDTQTTTVKEPAGFRRKKIILPDFERTFFAPVDCRNRSAIYVSAQTKRKVSEILHLLGNESTRLTALVDNMLRFVMDIYSDELNYLHEKKNKRRPF; from the coding sequence ATGGATTCATTAAAAGAAACTGACAAACCTGCAACAAACCTTCCGAAGCATCCCCGTATCGAAGTCGATGAGGAGTTGATGCGTCAGATGATCGCCGGACAAGCTCCTTTGGACTCGAAAGTCGTCCGTAGGATTCCCGAGCCGGAAGAGGAAAATACGGACGCTCCCGAGGGAAACACATCGGCACCAACTGCTGAAAAAACAAATGTCGACACCCAAACGACTACTGTAAAGGAGCCTGCTGGATTCCGACGGAAAAAGATCATACTGCCGGATTTCGAACGCACCTTCTTCGCTCCGGTAGATTGCCGTAACCGCTCGGCGATTTATGTCAGTGCGCAAACCAAGCGCAAAGTGTCGGAAATCCTCCACCTGTTGGGGAATGAAAGCACAAGGCTTACGGCTTTGGTCGACAATATGCTGCGCTTTGTCATGGACATTTATAGCGACGAGCTGAATTATCTCCATGAAAAGAAAAATAAAAGACGGCCGTTTTGA
- a CDS encoding mobilization protein — translation MNTDRKHTQQFRTPSYKYSFRLNEEQNIRFNELLCKAGLEHNRSRFIVKRIFAEEFVVIKRDPSKTQFIARLNDFYFQFQKFGNNYNQIVKAINAHFSNVAIPHQIAMLEQRTRELKALSLEILNLAKQAKERLRI, via the coding sequence ATGAATACCGACCGAAAACACACACAACAATTTCGAACTCCGAGTTATAAATACTCCTTCCGGCTCAATGAAGAGCAAAACATCCGCTTCAACGAGTTGCTCTGCAAAGCCGGACTTGAGCATAACCGCAGTCGGTTTATCGTCAAACGCATCTTCGCCGAAGAGTTCGTCGTCATCAAACGCGACCCGTCAAAGACGCAGTTTATCGCCCGGCTGAATGATTTTTATTTCCAATTTCAAAAGTTCGGGAACAACTATAACCAGATTGTAAAAGCCATCAACGCACACTTTTCCAACGTTGCTATCCCGCATCAGATCGCTATGCTGGAGCAACGGACCCGCGAGCTGAAAGCTCTGAGTCTTGAGATTCTCAACCTTGCAAAACAGGCTAAGGAGCGATTGCGAATATAA
- a CDS encoding site-specific integrase, whose amino-acid sequence MASVKVKFRASSVADREGRLYYQIMHNRVTRQINSGHKLLPSEWAALRAGLLRPDCKPRHAYLVALKSRIAEDIARLECIISRLEHTGESYTAGDVVARYLTPSDAGGFFSFARSLVGQLRQIGKIRTGERYTTVLNSFGRFRRNTEVSWDEMDSDLMIEYETYLKSRGVCPNTSSYYMRGLRAIYNRAVEKKMTVQRDPFKYVYTGIGKTVKRAVPLKVIRQIRDLDLALFSAMDFARDIFMFSFYTRGMSFIDMAYLKKKDLQNGILSYRRQKTGQQLFVKWEKPMQEIVDKYDTNATPYLLPVIRDMHADARRQYKNAAHLVNDKLKKLGERLGLDIPLTSYVARHGWASIAKDRNIPLAIISEAMGHDSEKTTRIYLASLDTSAVDKANSRILKAL is encoded by the coding sequence ATGGCAAGCGTAAAAGTAAAATTCCGGGCCTCGTCCGTTGCGGATCGTGAAGGCCGACTGTATTATCAGATCATGCATAACCGTGTAACCCGACAGATCAACAGCGGCCATAAACTGTTACCGTCGGAATGGGCCGCTCTGCGTGCAGGATTGCTCCGGCCGGATTGCAAACCCCGACACGCTTACCTTGTCGCATTGAAAAGCCGGATTGCAGAAGACATCGCCCGCCTGGAGTGCATTATCTCCCGGTTGGAGCATACGGGCGAAAGTTATACGGCCGGGGATGTGGTCGCACGCTATCTTACGCCTTCGGATGCCGGAGGCTTTTTCTCTTTCGCTCGGAGTCTTGTCGGGCAGTTGAGACAGATCGGGAAAATCCGCACGGGCGAACGTTACACGACCGTCTTGAACAGCTTCGGGCGTTTCCGCAGGAATACCGAGGTGTCTTGGGATGAGATGGACTCCGACCTGATGATCGAATACGAGACTTATCTCAAATCGAGAGGTGTATGCCCGAATACCTCCTCCTACTATATGAGGGGACTGCGTGCCATTTATAACCGGGCCGTCGAGAAGAAAATGACCGTGCAGCGCGATCCGTTCAAGTATGTCTACACGGGCATTGGCAAAACGGTCAAGCGGGCTGTACCCTTGAAAGTCATCCGCCAGATCCGGGATCTGGATTTGGCGCTGTTTTCGGCGATGGATTTCGCCCGCGACATTTTCATGTTCTCATTCTATACCCGTGGAATGTCGTTCATCGACATGGCTTACCTGAAGAAGAAAGACCTGCAAAACGGCATACTCTCTTACCGCAGGCAGAAAACGGGACAGCAGTTGTTCGTCAAATGGGAAAAACCCATGCAGGAGATCGTCGATAAATATGATACGAACGCCACTCCTTATCTGCTGCCGGTAATTCGGGACATGCATGCCGACGCTCGCCGGCAGTACAAGAATGCGGCGCATCTGGTCAATGACAAATTGAAAAAATTAGGCGAGCGGTTGGGACTGGACATACCCTTGACCAGCTACGTCGCCCGCCACGGGTGGGCTTCCATCGCCAAGGACAGAAACATTCCGCTCGCGATCATCAGCGAGGCGATGGGACATGATTCGGAGAAGACCACGCGGATCTATCTCGCCTCTTTGGACACATCGGCTGTGGACAAGGCTAACAGCCGAATTCTGAAAGCATTGTAG